One Gloeothece verrucosa PCC 7822 DNA window includes the following coding sequences:
- a CDS encoding CmpA/NrtA family ABC transporter substrate-binding protein has product MTRLSRRKFIITAGATAAGTLIIHGCSSPSNETTTTNSSPVAASATGTKDGPEVTTAKLGFIALTDAAPLIIAKEKGLFDKYGMTEVEVLKQASWPVTRDNLELGSGGGGIDGAHILSPMPYLMTLGTITKTKQPVPMYLLARLNVNGQAISVSNNYQDLKLRTDTKALKAALSKTKSSGKEMKAAVTFPGGTHDLWMRYWLAAGGIDPNKDISVVPVPPPQMVANMKVGNMEAFCVGEPWNAQLVNQKLGYTALVTGELWKDHPEKALTLRKDWTDKNPKAAKAILMAVMEAQQWCDKPENREEMCQIISQDKWLKVPAADIIGRSKGEIDYGTGEVKKDFPQLMKYWSDHASYPYKSHDLWFLTEEIRWGYIPADTDTKKLVDEVNREDLWREAASELKVAEADIPKSPSRGVETFFDGVKFDPEKPEEYLKSLKIKKV; this is encoded by the coding sequence ATGACCAGATTATCGAGAAGAAAATTCATCATTACAGCAGGTGCAACCGCAGCAGGCACATTAATTATTCATGGCTGTAGCAGTCCTAGCAACGAAACGACCACCACTAACTCAAGTCCTGTAGCGGCTTCAGCAACAGGGACAAAAGACGGACCAGAAGTCACCACAGCCAAATTAGGATTTATTGCCCTAACGGATGCAGCCCCCCTAATTATTGCCAAAGAAAAAGGCTTATTTGATAAATATGGGATGACCGAGGTAGAAGTGCTAAAACAAGCCTCTTGGCCCGTCACCCGCGATAATCTAGAACTCGGTTCTGGTGGAGGAGGAATCGATGGGGCCCACATCCTTAGTCCTATGCCTTATTTAATGACCTTGGGAACCATCACCAAAACCAAGCAACCGGTACCCATGTATCTTTTAGCCCGACTCAATGTCAATGGTCAGGCCATCTCTGTTTCAAATAATTATCAAGATTTAAAATTAAGAACCGATACTAAAGCCCTGAAAGCGGCACTGAGTAAAACCAAATCTTCAGGCAAAGAAATGAAAGCGGCTGTTACCTTTCCTGGGGGAACCCATGACCTGTGGATGCGCTATTGGTTAGCCGCAGGAGGTATAGATCCGAATAAAGACATTTCTGTGGTTCCTGTGCCGCCCCCGCAAATGGTTGCTAATATGAAAGTCGGCAACATGGAAGCCTTTTGTGTTGGGGAACCTTGGAACGCTCAATTAGTCAATCAAAAACTCGGTTATACGGCTTTAGTCACCGGTGAACTGTGGAAAGATCACCCGGAAAAAGCCTTAACATTAAGGAAAGATTGGACCGATAAAAATCCTAAAGCCGCCAAAGCAATTCTCATGGCCGTCATGGAAGCACAGCAGTGGTGCGATAAGCCAGAGAATCGAGAAGAAATGTGTCAAATTATCTCTCAAGATAAATGGTTAAAAGTACCGGCAGCCGATATTATCGGACGGTCTAAAGGAGAGATAGATTATGGCACAGGAGAAGTCAAAAAAGACTTTCCTCAATTAATGAAATACTGGTCAGATCATGCCTCTTATCCTTATAAAAGTCACGATCTGTGGTTTTTAACAGAAGAAATTCGTTGGGGCTATATTCCCGCCGATACCGATACAAAAAAATTAGTCGATGAAGTTAACCGCGAAGACTTATGGCGAGAAGCCGCTTCTGAACTTAAAGTCGCTGAAGCCGATATTCCTAAGAGTCCTTCTCGGGGGGTTGAAACTTTCTTTGATGGGGTGAAATTTGACCCAGAAAAACCCGAAGAGTATTTAAAATCTCTGAAAATTAAAAAGGTTTAG
- a CDS encoding nitrate ABC transporter ATP-binding protein (This model describes the ATP binding subunits of ATP-binding cassette (ABC) transporters for nitrate transport, or for bicarbonate transport, in bacteria and archaea.) has product MQTFTTSQPEQHKENTFSPFLLIDNVSKVYSTAKGFCTVLDQINLTVQEGEFLCLIGHSGCGKSTLLNMVSGFNQPTEGQVRLQGKLITQPGPDRMMVFQNYCLLPWKTAFENVYLAVHSVYPHLTKAEKIARVEEYLSMVGLTEAAQKKPHQLSGGMKQRVAIARALAIRPQVLILDEPFGALDAITKEELQEELLKIWREYRLTVLMITHDIDEALFLADRVVMMTNGPAAKIGEILNIPFPRPRVRAQILQDPNYYALRNSALDFLYHRCAISEDPITEVETPSENQPKFYLKMAGIVGGIALAGLMGWGLLQTFIPKHSQPSTNTPLELLK; this is encoded by the coding sequence ATGCAAACCTTCACCACCAGTCAACCGGAACAACACAAGGAGAACACGTTCTCGCCTTTTCTCCTGATTGATAATGTTTCTAAAGTCTATTCAACTGCTAAGGGTTTTTGTACGGTTTTAGATCAGATTAATTTGACGGTTCAAGAAGGGGAATTTCTGTGTTTGATCGGCCATTCTGGCTGTGGAAAATCCACTCTCTTAAACATGGTTTCGGGTTTTAATCAGCCCACAGAAGGACAAGTGCGGCTACAAGGCAAACTGATCACACAACCGGGACCGGACCGCATGATGGTCTTTCAAAATTATTGTCTTTTGCCTTGGAAAACAGCTTTTGAAAATGTTTATTTAGCCGTTCATTCGGTTTATCCTCACCTGACTAAAGCCGAAAAAATTGCTCGCGTAGAAGAATATTTATCAATGGTGGGTTTGACAGAAGCCGCCCAAAAAAAGCCTCATCAACTCTCAGGCGGGATGAAACAAAGAGTGGCCATTGCTCGCGCTTTGGCAATTCGTCCCCAAGTTTTAATTCTCGATGAACCTTTTGGGGCCTTAGATGCTATTACTAAGGAGGAATTACAAGAAGAACTCCTAAAAATTTGGCGCGAATATCGCTTAACTGTGCTGATGATTACTCATGACATAGATGAAGCTTTATTTTTAGCCGATCGCGTTGTCATGATGACCAATGGACCAGCCGCCAAAATTGGCGAAATACTCAATATTCCTTTTCCTCGTCCCCGAGTCCGTGCCCAAATTTTACAAGACCCGAATTATTATGCACTGCGTAACTCTGCGTTAGATTTTCTTTATCATCGTTGTGCTATTTCTGAAGACCCTATTACTGAAGTAGAAACACCATCGGAAAATCAACCCAAATTTTACCTAAAAATGGCGGGAATTGTGGGGGGAATTGCCCTTGCGGGTCTGATGGGATGGGGATTATTGCAGACATTTATTCCCAAACATTCTCAACCTTCTACTAATACGCCACTTGAATTATTAAAATAG
- a CDS encoding GNAT family N-acetyltransferase, with product MTENKEIKVRTATHDDVSLIFSFLQKKSEFDRNIGAYSGVLQVTEDKICKTIFGPVPFAYVIFAENLELAFGFALYEFRYSSFAGQPSIWVDDLYVDEDMRNQGVGMALMSYLAQVAKENDCTHLSWTADARNSGGLNFYYRLGAKIIEQKGHRCFFTWIPEIITLL from the coding sequence ATGACTGAGAACAAAGAAATAAAAGTTCGGACTGCCACCCATGATGATGTGTCACTAATTTTTTCATTTCTTCAAAAGAAATCTGAGTTTGATAGAAACATTGGTGCTTATTCTGGAGTGCTTCAAGTCACTGAGGATAAAATATGTAAAACAATTTTTGGACCAGTACCTTTCGCTTACGTCATATTTGCTGAAAACTTAGAACTTGCCTTTGGATTTGCTTTGTACGAATTTAGATACTCATCGTTTGCCGGTCAACCCAGTATTTGGGTTGATGATTTGTATGTAGATGAAGATATGAGAAACCAGGGAGTAGGTATGGCATTGATGAGTTATTTAGCTCAAGTTGCCAAAGAAAACGATTGTACTCATCTTTCTTGGACTGCTGATGCTCGCAACAGTGGTGGACTTAATTTTTACTATCGGTTAGGCGCAAAGATTATAGAGCAAAAAGGCCATCGCTGTTTTTTCACTTGGATACCAGAAATAATTACACTATTGTAA
- a CDS encoding glutathione S-transferase family protein encodes MLKLYHATISPNSRRVWVTLLEKGLDFELIEVELTGEQFKPDFLAINPFHHIPVLVDDGHNVIESLAILDYLEAKYPTPTMLPNNPKDLSIVRMVQFVTANELLPAGSALFPVMLGLPGGDAEKIAKAKEKIAVVLKFFEGLLDERPFFGSDNITLADAVAGTVVPWLPKAGVSLQDYPKLSAWCHGLLARPSWQKTEASKEILEAIKSRMAARMS; translated from the coding sequence ATGCTGAAGCTTTATCATGCTACGATTTCGCCTAATTCTCGCCGTGTTTGGGTTACTCTTTTGGAAAAGGGTCTAGATTTTGAATTGATTGAAGTTGAGTTAACTGGGGAACAGTTTAAGCCGGATTTCTTGGCGATCAATCCTTTTCATCATATTCCGGTTTTGGTGGATGATGGTCATAATGTAATTGAATCTTTGGCTATTTTGGATTATTTGGAGGCTAAATATCCTACTCCGACTATGTTACCCAATAACCCCAAGGATTTGTCAATCGTGCGAATGGTACAGTTTGTAACGGCTAATGAATTATTGCCTGCCGGAAGTGCTTTGTTTCCTGTGATGTTAGGGTTGCCTGGAGGAGATGCAGAAAAAATTGCCAAAGCTAAAGAGAAAATTGCTGTCGTGTTGAAGTTTTTTGAGGGTTTGCTTGATGAACGTCCTTTTTTTGGCAGTGATAATATTACTCTGGCTGATGCGGTTGCGGGTACTGTTGTTCCTTGGTTGCCAAAAGCGGGAGTGTCTTTACAAGATTATCCTAAATTGAGTGCTTGGTGTCATGGCCTTTTAGCACGTCCTTCTTGGCAAAAAACAGAGGCAAGTAAAGAGATTCTTGAAGCCATCAAGTCTCGAATGGCGGCGAGAATGTCATAA
- the ntrB gene encoding nitrate ABC transporter permease, with product MNPTLKIRNKKNPWLTSLVALFNKSPRKIIAPIIALGIFLTIWQILCSGENPNLPSPLTVLKETWNPLIINPFYDNGGTDKGLFWQILASLQRVGIGFSLAALVGISVGVLIGASPLMYDALDPIFQVLRTIPPLAWLPISLAAFRQSDPSAIFVIFITAIWPIIINTTVGVQQIPQDYRNVSRVLQLSKIEYFFNILIPSAVPYIFTGLRIGIGLSWLAIVAAEMLVGGVGIGFFIWDAYNSSRLGQIILALIYVGVVGLLLDRMVGFIGNLIVPEEQK from the coding sequence ATGAATCCTACTCTAAAAATTAGAAATAAGAAAAACCCTTGGCTAACTTCCTTAGTCGCCTTATTTAACAAATCTCCGAGAAAAATTATTGCCCCTATTATTGCTCTGGGGATATTCTTAACAATTTGGCAAATCCTTTGTTCAGGAGAAAACCCTAATTTACCTTCTCCGTTAACGGTTTTAAAAGAGACTTGGAACCCCTTGATTATTAACCCATTTTATGATAATGGCGGCACAGACAAAGGCTTATTTTGGCAAATATTAGCCAGTTTACAACGGGTAGGCATAGGTTTTTCCCTAGCCGCGCTAGTAGGAATTAGTGTAGGGGTTCTGATCGGTGCAAGTCCGTTAATGTACGATGCCTTAGACCCAATATTTCAAGTCTTAAGAACCATTCCCCCTTTAGCCTGGTTACCCATATCCTTAGCCGCCTTTCGGCAATCCGATCCATCAGCCATCTTTGTAATATTCATTACAGCAATTTGGCCAATCATCATCAACACCACCGTAGGAGTACAACAAATCCCTCAAGACTATCGCAACGTCTCACGAGTCTTACAACTCTCAAAAATAGAATACTTCTTTAACATATTAATCCCCTCCGCCGTCCCTTACATCTTCACCGGACTAAGAATAGGAATCGGCTTATCATGGTTAGCCATCGTAGCCGCAGAAATGTTAGTCGGAGGAGTCGGAATCGGCTTTTTCATCTGGGACGCTTACAACAGTTCACGCCTAGGACAAATCATACTCGCCCTAATCTACGTCGGAGTCGTCGGCCTCTTACTAGACAGAATGGTCGGATTTATCGGTAACCTCATCGTCCCAGAAGAACAAAAATAA
- a CDS encoding nitrate ABC transporter ATP-binding protein (This model describes the ATP binding subunits of ATP-binding cassette (ABC) transporters for nitrate transport, or for bicarbonate transport, in bacteria and archaea.), giving the protein MFLEIDHIDRVFPLPNGEKYIALKNIELKIQKGEFISLIGHSGCGKSTLLNLISGLDRPTRGGVILEGREIKGPGPDRMVVFQNYSLLPWLSVRQNIALGVNRVLRDLPKGERRGIIEHHIDLVGLRQAANKRPAQLSGGMKQRVAIARALALRPKVLLLDEPFGALDALTRGNLQEKLMQIVQENHLTCIMVTHDVDEALLLSDRVVMLTTGPEAHIGQILEVPIPRPRQRLEVVKHPLYYNLRNEIVYFLNQQKRSTQKVGQVSGVAIARHGLEKINLNIGFLPLTDCAPLIVAQEKGFFKKHGLEQVTLSRETSWKDIAKGVVTGRLDAAQMVAGMPLGMTIGAGGKPSIPIITALVLSRNGNAITLANHYGQQGVNRLKDLKAVLDRSEDRVHRFGVVHPASMENLLLRYWLASGEIDPDHDVSLVVIPPSEMIANLKAGNIEGYCVGEPWNNAAVYEGLGYVIATDLEIWPGHPEKVLGVREDWVAKHPETHIALVKALLEACQYCDDRRNREEILNLLSQPQYIGALPPVICPGFIDSYHRGKLELPELKGRFHQFHVDGSNCPGRVEGLWILTQLARWGYAPFPRNWVEILERVRRPDLYGQACRELGLPDLESDRRHFQLFDGMVFNADDPLGYLQRLTLHRDFTVEEILLDEPATI; this is encoded by the coding sequence ATGTTCCTCGAAATCGACCACATAGACCGAGTATTTCCCCTCCCCAACGGCGAAAAATACATCGCCCTAAAAAACATAGAATTAAAAATCCAAAAAGGAGAATTCATCTCACTCATTGGTCACTCAGGCTGTGGAAAATCCACCCTCTTAAACCTCATCTCGGGATTAGATCGCCCCACTCGTGGAGGAGTCATACTCGAAGGCAGAGAAATCAAAGGGCCCGGACCCGATCGCATGGTAGTCTTTCAAAACTATTCCCTGCTTCCCTGGCTAAGTGTCCGACAAAACATTGCCCTAGGCGTTAACCGGGTTTTACGGGACCTACCCAAAGGAGAAAGACGAGGGATCATCGAACACCACATCGATCTCGTGGGACTAAGACAGGCGGCTAACAAACGTCCGGCACAATTATCTGGAGGGATGAAACAACGGGTAGCCATTGCCCGGGCCTTAGCCCTGCGCCCGAAAGTTTTACTTTTAGATGAACCCTTTGGCGCGTTAGATGCCCTAACCCGAGGAAATTTGCAAGAAAAATTAATGCAAATTGTCCAAGAAAATCACCTCACTTGTATTATGGTTACTCACGATGTAGACGAGGCCTTATTGCTATCGGACCGGGTAGTCATGTTAACCACAGGTCCCGAAGCGCATATCGGACAAATTTTAGAGGTTCCTATCCCTCGTCCCCGTCAGCGTTTAGAAGTGGTTAAGCATCCTTTGTATTACAACCTCCGTAACGAAATCGTCTATTTTCTCAACCAGCAAAAGCGATCCACCCAGAAAGTCGGACAGGTGTCCGGAGTGGCAATTGCCCGTCATGGCTTAGAAAAAATCAACCTCAATATAGGCTTTTTACCGCTAACAGATTGCGCCCCTTTAATCGTGGCCCAAGAAAAAGGCTTTTTCAAAAAACACGGGTTAGAACAAGTCACCTTAAGCCGGGAAACCAGTTGGAAAGACATTGCTAAAGGCGTGGTCACAGGGCGCTTAGATGCCGCGCAGATGGTGGCCGGTATGCCGCTAGGAATGACTATCGGTGCAGGAGGAAAACCTTCTATTCCTATCATTACTGCCTTAGTCCTCAGCCGCAACGGCAATGCAATTACTCTTGCTAACCACTATGGCCAACAGGGAGTCAATAGGCTAAAAGATTTAAAAGCCGTTTTGGACCGCAGTGAAGATCGGGTTCATCGTTTTGGGGTGGTCCATCCGGCCTCGATGGAAAACTTGCTGTTACGGTATTGGCTGGCTTCTGGAGAAATTGATCCGGATCATGATGTCTCTCTCGTCGTTATTCCTCCCTCGGAAATGATAGCCAATCTCAAAGCCGGTAACATCGAAGGTTACTGTGTGGGTGAACCCTGGAATAATGCGGCGGTTTACGAAGGTTTGGGCTATGTGATCGCCACTGATTTAGAAATTTGGCCAGGACATCCCGAAAAAGTGTTAGGGGTTCGTGAGGACTGGGTGGCCAAGCATCCAGAAACCCACATTGCCCTAGTGAAAGCCTTACTAGAAGCCTGTCAATATTGCGATGATCGACGGAATCGAGAAGAAATTCTTAACTTACTTAGTCAACCTCAATATATTGGGGCTTTACCGCCAGTTATCTGTCCGGGTTTCATCGATTCCTATCATCGGGGTAAGCTAGAACTGCCAGAATTAAAGGGGCGTTTCCATCAATTCCACGTCGACGGAAGCAATTGTCCTGGACGGGTTGAGGGTTTATGGATCTTGACCCAACTTGCCCGTTGGGGATATGCCCCTTTTCCGCGAAACTGGGTAGAAATTCTGGAACGGGTACGCCGTCCGGATTTATATGGTCAAGCTTGTCGGGAATTGGGATTACCCGATCTCGAAAGTGATCGCCGTCATTTTCAACTGTTTGATGGGATGGTATTTAATGCCGATGATCCCCTTGGTTATCTACAACGCCTAACCCTTCATCGAGACTTCACCGTAGAAGAAATTCTCCTCGATGAACCTGCAACCATTTAA
- a CDS encoding NADAR family protein gives MAIYFYSTREQPYGCFSNFSQHGFELEGFWWPTSEHYFQAQKFPNHPWQDQIRKAKTPKDAAKMGRDRRYPLRSDWEEIKDEIMKRAVWQKFTTHADIREILLQTGDELIVENSPIDYYWGCGADGTGKNRLGEILMAVREILRA, from the coding sequence ATGGCAATTTATTTTTATAGTACCCGTGAACAACCTTATGGGTGTTTTTCAAACTTTTCTCAACACGGTTTCGAGTTAGAAGGTTTTTGGTGGCCCACTTCTGAACATTATTTTCAGGCCCAAAAATTTCCCAATCATCCTTGGCAAGATCAGATTAGAAAGGCAAAAACCCCTAAAGATGCGGCTAAGATGGGACGGGATAGACGCTATCCTTTACGAAGTGACTGGGAAGAGATAAAAGATGAGATTATGAAAAGGGCAGTATGGCAAAAATTTACCACTCATGCTGATATTCGGGAAATTTTGTTACAAACTGGAGATGAATTAATAGTCGAAAATTCTCCCATTGATTATTATTGGGGATGTGGTGCAGATGGCACTGGAAAAAATCGCCTAGGAGAAATTTTGATGGCTGTGCGGGAAATTTTACGCGCTTAA
- a CDS encoding hydantoinase/oxoprolinase family protein: MLKLFADRGGTFTDMVAVTDNPSIIDKLSKHPDRFLIVPLANHQWVIVYKLLSENPEQYQDAVIQGIRDILSLAKNEPIPTAEIEVVKMGTTVATNALLERKGDQVVLLITKGFKDALRIGYQNRPDIFARQIILPTMLYERVIEVWERYDANGNELSPVNIEQVTKDLQSAYDSGIRSCAIVLMHSYRYPNHEQQVAAIAQKIGFMQISISHQVSPLMKLVMRGDTTVVDAYLTPILRRYVNQVAGQLPGIRLMFMKSDGGLVDAQQFQGKDSILSGPAGGIVGAVQTSLRAGFEKIITFDMGGTSTDVAHFKGEYERQLENEIAGARMRVPVLAINTIAAGGGSILFFDGSSFRVGPESAGANPGPACYRRGGSLAVTDANVMLGKIHPQYFPSVFGIDGNLPLDKEIVIEKFSRLSQEINNHSTPEQIAAGFIAIAVENMANAIKKISLQRGYDVTQYTLCCFGGAGAQVACLIADTLGMKKIFLHPYAGVLSAYGMGLADVRAIREGGVEQPLTSELIPQLQQLMKVLENQARTELNRDETIKDEQIVQKVNLKYLGTDSTLMVDFADDVTVMRQEFETEHKSRYGFIQAEKPLLVESVSVEIIQTMDTPEEPLISRTRAINEPPAPVETVKMFAADTWHDTPVYRREDLQPLDQIIGPAIIVEKISTIVVEPNWKAGLTERHHLILQHL, translated from the coding sequence ATGCTAAAATTATTTGCTGATAGAGGCGGCACATTTACCGATATGGTCGCGGTAACAGATAATCCGTCAATTATAGACAAACTCTCAAAACATCCTGACAGATTTTTAATTGTTCCTCTTGCTAACCATCAGTGGGTGATTGTCTATAAATTACTTTCAGAAAATCCTGAACAATATCAAGATGCAGTCATCCAAGGCATTAGAGATATTTTAAGCCTGGCTAAAAATGAACCCATTCCTACCGCCGAAATAGAAGTGGTAAAAATGGGAACAACTGTAGCGACAAATGCGCTATTAGAAAGAAAAGGCGATCAAGTGGTTCTTCTAATTACTAAAGGATTTAAAGATGCTTTACGAATTGGCTACCAAAACCGTCCTGATATTTTTGCCCGTCAGATTATTTTACCCACGATGCTTTATGAAAGGGTGATAGAAGTATGGGAACGTTATGATGCCAACGGAAATGAATTAAGTCCTGTCAATATTGAACAAGTTACCAAGGATTTACAATCAGCTTATGATAGTGGTATTCGGAGTTGTGCCATTGTTTTAATGCACAGTTATCGCTATCCGAATCATGAACAACAAGTAGCCGCTATTGCCCAAAAAATCGGCTTTATGCAAATTTCTATCTCTCACCAAGTGAGTCCATTAATGAAATTAGTAATGCGAGGAGATACCACCGTAGTTGATGCTTATTTAACCCCAATTCTACGCCGCTATGTTAATCAAGTGGCCGGTCAATTACCGGGGATCAGATTAATGTTTATGAAATCAGACGGGGGTTTAGTGGATGCCCAACAATTTCAAGGAAAAGATAGTATTTTATCGGGTCCTGCTGGCGGCATTGTCGGTGCAGTCCAAACCAGTTTAAGGGCAGGATTTGAAAAAATTATTACCTTTGATATGGGAGGAACTTCCACTGATGTCGCTCATTTTAAAGGGGAATATGAACGACAATTAGAAAACGAAATCGCCGGGGCGCGGATGCGGGTACCGGTTTTAGCTATTAATACTATTGCTGCCGGCGGGGGTTCAATTTTGTTTTTTGATGGGTCTAGTTTTCGGGTCGGCCCGGAATCTGCGGGGGCAAATCCTGGTCCGGCTTGTTATCGTCGAGGCGGCTCATTAGCGGTGACGGATGCTAATGTAATGTTAGGCAAAATTCATCCTCAATATTTCCCCTCAGTTTTTGGCATTGATGGCAATTTACCGCTAGATAAAGAGATTGTCATCGAAAAATTTAGCCGCTTATCTCAGGAGATTAATAACCATTCTACACCTGAACAAATTGCCGCCGGATTTATTGCCATTGCCGTCGAAAATATGGCCAATGCGATCAAAAAAATATCGCTACAAAGGGGTTATGATGTCACTCAATATACCCTTTGTTGTTTTGGGGGGGCCGGGGCACAAGTTGCCTGTTTAATTGCCGATACTTTAGGCATGAAAAAGATCTTTCTTCATCCTTATGCGGGGGTATTATCGGCTTATGGAATGGGATTAGCTGATGTCAGGGCCATTAGAGAGGGAGGAGTAGAACAACCTTTAACATCAGAATTAATTCCGCAATTACAACAGTTAATGAAAGTATTAGAAAATCAAGCCAGAACAGAACTCAACCGCGATGAAACCATTAAAGATGAGCAAATTGTGCAAAAAGTCAACTTAAAATATTTAGGAACCGACTCGACTTTAATGGTGGATTTTGCTGATGATGTAACGGTAATGCGGCAAGAATTTGAGACAGAACATAAATCTCGATACGGGTTTATCCAAGCCGAAAAACCCTTATTAGTTGAATCAGTTTCAGTCGAAATTATTCAAACAATGGATACTCCTGAAGAACCCTTAATTAGCCGCACTCGTGCTATCAATGAACCTCCTGCACCTGTTGAGACAGTGAAAATGTTTGCGGCTGACACTTGGCATGATACCCCCGTTTATCGGCGAGAAGACTTACAACCATTAGATCAAATTATTGGCCCTGCCATCATTGTCGAAAAAATTAGCACAATTGTGGTTGAACCCAACTGGAAAGCCGGATTAACTGAACGTCATCATCTAATCTTGCAACATTTATAG
- a CDS encoding NarK family nitrate/nitrite MFS transporter, translating to MLKEMWQLRGKYKILHLSWFAFFLTFVCWFNFAPFATTIAKDLGLTPEQIKIVGICNLALTIPARIIIGMLLDKFGPRITYSCLLMFAAVPCLATAFSTSFDQLVWSRLLMGIVGSGFVVGIRMVAEWFSPKEIGIAQGVYGGWGNFGAFGAEFALPMIAVSTSFMAGSASNWRLAIALTGIIAAVYGIIYYNNVQDTPPGKAYRRPKKNGAMEVTSAKSFWAMIIMNFGLIFALGLLAWRLEMVKFLSVSQMYLVWALLAALYAYQTYQAWRVNREVLNGGKTFTPEQRYNFRQVALLEFTYVTNFGSELAAVSMLPAFFEKTFSLDHHIAAMLAASYPFFNLISRPSGGLISDKFGSRKWTMTILSAGIGVGYLSAHFINASWPIPLAIAVTMFSAYFAQAGCGATFSIVPLIKKEITGQIAGNVGAYGNFGGVVYLTIYSLTDATTLFTTMGLTAMVCAFMCGFFLKEPKGSFADKLEAEPQYQLDGVPVETDPDFQVKRL from the coding sequence ATGCTCAAAGAAATGTGGCAGTTGCGAGGAAAATATAAGATATTACATTTGAGTTGGTTCGCCTTTTTCCTCACCTTTGTTTGTTGGTTTAATTTTGCGCCTTTTGCTACAACTATTGCCAAGGATTTAGGATTAACGCCTGAGCAAATAAAAATCGTAGGAATTTGTAACTTAGCGCTGACCATTCCGGCTCGTATTATTATCGGAATGTTATTGGATAAATTCGGGCCGAGGATCACTTATAGCTGTCTGTTAATGTTTGCGGCTGTTCCTTGTTTGGCGACGGCTTTCTCTACAAGTTTCGATCAATTGGTTTGGAGTCGCCTATTGATGGGCATCGTCGGCTCAGGCTTTGTGGTGGGAATTCGCATGGTGGCTGAATGGTTTTCCCCTAAAGAGATTGGTATTGCTCAAGGAGTTTATGGCGGTTGGGGCAATTTTGGGGCTTTTGGGGCAGAGTTTGCCCTCCCTATGATTGCAGTTAGCACAAGCTTTATGGCAGGAAGTGCTTCTAACTGGCGTTTGGCTATCGCTTTAACCGGCATTATCGCGGCAGTTTACGGAATTATTTATTACAACAATGTTCAAGATACACCCCCCGGTAAAGCTTATCGCCGTCCTAAGAAAAATGGCGCGATGGAAGTCACCAGCGCTAAGAGTTTTTGGGCAATGATTATCATGAATTTTGGCTTAATTTTCGCCTTGGGTTTACTCGCTTGGCGCTTGGAAATGGTCAAATTCTTGAGCGTTAGTCAAATGTATCTGGTTTGGGCGTTGTTGGCTGCTTTATATGCTTATCAAACTTATCAAGCTTGGCGCGTTAACCGCGAAGTCCTCAATGGTGGCAAAACTTTCACCCCTGAGCAACGTTATAATTTTCGTCAAGTGGCTTTGCTTGAATTTACTTATGTCACCAATTTTGGCTCAGAATTAGCGGCTGTTTCCATGCTTCCGGCCTTTTTTGAAAAGACTTTTTCTTTAGATCATCATATTGCAGCCATGCTGGCGGCGAGTTATCCTTTCTTTAATTTAATTTCTCGTCCGAGTGGCGGTTTAATTTCCGATAAATTCGGTTCTCGCAAATGGACTATGACCATTCTCAGTGCCGGCATAGGGGTAGGTTATTTATCGGCTCATTTTATTAATGCGAGTTGGCCCATTCCTTTAGCGATTGCTGTTACAATGTTTTCGGCTTACTTTGCTCAGGCCGGTTGTGGGGCGACCTTTAGCATCGTTCCTCTGATTAAAAAGGAAATTACCGGACAAATTGCTGGTAATGTGGGTGCTTATGGGAATTTCGGCGGTGTGGTTTATCTGACGATTTACAGTTTAACGGATGCGACGACTCTATTTACCACAATGGGTTTGACAGCAATGGTTTGTGCTTTTATGTGTGGTTTCTTCCTTAAAGAACCCAAAGGATCTTTTGCTGACAAACTTGAAGCCGAACCTCAATATCAACTCGATGGGGTTCCTGTAGAAACTGACCCAGATTTTCAAGTTAAGCGGCTTTAA